Proteins from a single region of Cryptococcus neoformans var. neoformans JEC21 chromosome 6 sequence:
- a CDS encoding expressed protein, producing MPSNFPPVQPKPKLKVCEVLANQIYTVDDFFSPSELRAVLAWAQSLELEGPKKPGKGEAERTGRRASLHSPEIASSLLRLLHPLLPSLSPPYTSHPGLSANIRVYHYPPHTFFGQHYDMPQLDHASRRLSCWTVLVYLSDGVTGGGTTFYPHEETGKKGKKGSKTGLKYGQKEKVTVEPKAGRMLLHWHGVSGGGCMKHEGDEVLSGDKWVLRTDVLA from the exons ATGCCCTCCAACTTCCCGCCAGTTCAGCCGAAGCCAAAGCTCAAAGTCTGCGAAGTGTTGGCAAACCAGATATACACCGTCGACGacttcttttctccttccgaATTGCGAGCAGTTCTCGCTTGGGCTCAATCACTAGAGCTGGAAGGCCCCAAGAAACCTGGGAAAGGTGAAGCAGAAAGAACAGGCC GTCGGGCGTCGTTGCATTCTCCTGAGATAGCCAGCTCCCTCTTACGGCTTCTTCACCCtttgcttccttctctgtCACCGCCCTATACTTCGCATCCTGGTCTTTCAGCCAATATTCGGGTGTACCACTATCCTCCTCACACTTTCTTCGGTCAACATTACGACATGCCGCAGCTTGACCATGCTTCGCGGCGATTGAGTTGCTGGACGGTCTTGGTTTACCTCTCTGACGGGGTTACTGGGGGTGGCACGACTTTTTACCCTCATGAAGAGActggaaaaaaaggcaaaaagggAAGTAAAACTGGCCTTAAGTATGGGCAGAAGGAAAAAGTCACGGTGGAGCCGAAGGCTGGTAGAATGCTATTACATTGGCATGGTGTgagtggtggtggctgTATGAAGCATGAAGGAGACGAGGTGCTATCTGGCGATAAGTGGGTTCTCAGGACGGATGTACTTGCATGA
- a CDS encoding sulfur metabolite repression control protein, putative yields the protein MSSSSAPPNMTAFPRENHYELEDQALDVIPTRAGRKLCVRHKQMANQNVNEKLQRSLDNLNPSERAAITQMWSTFSTAPHGKRKIILEGILTMCCFSQLSHLSDSLNQIIRIDPFSLLPRETSLRILGYLDAFSLGRAAQVSRSWKALADDDLLWRRMCGQHIDRKCDKCGWGLPLLERKRLRVELKDRSPAGLVEHDHKHENENGESRLVTRDQVLSGNANTVSSIGGLKSCDTSAMYLFPPNVNATAPKGIKRTAPESSVGAAKKVKMNDSDSDVEIIKPGGSSLTREVRLTRPWKTVYCERLMVERNWRKGRCSTKILKGHTDGVMCLQYHTALTNPSYSVLITGSYDRTVRVWNLDTGEEVRVLRGHTRAVRALQFDQMLLFTGAMDGTVRMWNWRAGECLRVMDGHTDGVISLNYNGYLLATGSADSTINVWNFRTGNRFTLRGHEEWVNNVVLWDGKTSPSDTDPAAIPSFTQAVSNRCQKSKSPAAASNEPTLPNIDPGAMLFSSSDDMTIKLWDLETAACIRTFEGHKAQVQSLRVLMVDMTEEEVAARDRRQRRQATPPTTGFTAASLVSPPGSQAAFGAGGASIHDAPAGFDPLEHRGRSRSDTVQPRVYVHSPDGTHKKSEREQSRGHEKKAIVASGSLDGTVKIWDVETGREQSTLFGHIEGVWAVDIDALRLVSASHDRTIKVWEKESAQCVQTLVGHRGAVTSLQLSDDMIVSGSDDGDVMIWNFASSANNVSNTASVSGPCVDITPSPTPAIV from the exons atgtcctcttcttctgcgcCACCCAACATGACAGCTTTTCCTCGCGAGAATCACTACGAGCTGGAAGATCAAGCTCTTGATGTAATACCCACTCGGGCCGGCAGAAAGCTTTGCGTCAGGCATAAGCAAATGGCGAATCAAAACGTCAACGAAAAGCTGCAGCGT TCACTTGACAATTTGAATCCTTCAGAACGTGCGGCCATCACTCAGATGTGGTCTACATTTTCCACTGCGCCtcatggaaagagaaaaattATTTTGGAAGGCATTTTGACCATGTGCTGCTT CTCCCAGTTATCCCATCTCTCTGATTCTCTCAACCAAATCATCCGAATTGaccccttctctctccttccgcGCGAGACGTCACTTCGCATACTTGGATATTTGGACGCCTTCTCTTTAGGTCGTGCTGCGCAAGTGTCCAGGTCTTGGAAGGCGCTTGCCGACGATGATCTCCTTTGGCGCAGAATGTGCGGCCAACATATTGATCGAAAATGCGATAAATGTGGTTGGGGTCTTCCTCTACTTGAACGAAAAAGGCTTAGAGTCGAGTTGAAGGATAGAAGTCCTGCCGGCCTTGTTGAGCACGATCACAAGCACGAAAATGAAAATGGGGAAAGTCGACTGGTTACAAGGGATCAGGTGCTTTCAGGCAACGCGAACACAGTGAGCTCGATTGGTGGTTTGAAGTCTTGTGACACCTCGGCAATGTACCTCTTCCCTCCGAACGTAAACGCTACCGCCCCTAAAGGTATCAAAAGGACTGCTCCCGAGTCATCTGTAGGGGCAGCAAAGAAGGTCAAGATGAATGACAGTGATTCTGACGTGGAGATCATCAAGCCCGGTGGCAGTAGCTTGACTAGAGAGGTCAGGTTGACTAGGCCATGGAAAACTGTTTATTGCGAGAGattgatggtggagaggaacTGGAGAAAGGGCAGATGTAGCACCAAAATTCTGAAG GGTCATACCGATGGTGTCATGTGTCTTCAGTATCACACTGCTCTTACAAACCCGTCCTATTCTGTTCTCATCACAGGTTCTTACGACAGGACCGTTCGCGTGTGGAATCTTGATACGGGTGAAGAAGTTCGCGTCCTTCGAGGTCATACCCGTGCTGTCCGAGCGCTCCAATTTGATCAGATGCTTCTCTTCACGGGTGCTATGGATGGTACGGTCCGTATGTGGAATTGGAGGGCCGGTGAGTGTTTGAGAGTTATGGATGGGCATACGGATGGTGTCATCTCTCTCAACTACAACGGGTATCTTCTTGCGACTGGATCCGCCGATTCAACGATAAACGTCTGGAATTTCCGTACCGGCAATCGCTTCACTCTGCGTGGTCATGAAGAATGGGTCAACAATGTCGTACTCTGGGACGGGAAGACTTCGCCGTCCGACACTGATCCTGCTGCCATCCCGAGCTTTACTCAGGCTGTCAGTAACAGGTGTCAGAAATCAAAATCCCCAGCTGCTGCTAGCAATGAGCCAACCCTACCCAATATTGACCCGGGTGCGatgctcttctcttcttcggacGATATGACCATCAAGCTTTGGGATCTTGAGACTGCCGCTTGTATTCGTACCTTTGAAGGACACAAGGCTCAAGTCCAATCTCTGAGGGTGTTGATGGTGGACATgacggaggaagaagtcgCAGCCCGAGACCGACGTCAGCGTCGGCAGGCGACTCCTCCCACCACAGGCTTTACCGCTGCCTCGCTAGTCTCCCCCCCAGGCTCTCAGGCGGCGTTTGGCGCCGGTGGTGCCTCCATCCACGATGCTCCTGCTGGTTTTGACCCGCTCGAGCACCGGGGCCGTTCTCGTTCTGACACGGTTCAACCGCGAGTTTACGTACATTCCCCTGACGGTACCCACAAGAAGTCTGAACGGGAGCAGTCTCGCGGgcatgagaagaaggccatTGTTGCATCTGGCAGTCTTGACGGCACTGTTAAGATTTGGGATGTTGAGACTGGTCGAGAGCAGTCAACGTTGTTTGGCCATATTGAAGGTGTCTGGGCTGTCGACATTGATGCTCTAAGATTAGTCTCGGCTTCTCATGATAGGACAATCAAGGTttgggaaaaagaaagcgCACAGTGTGTGCAAACTCTGGTCGGCCACAGGGGTGCTGTCACCTCGTTACAATTGAGTGATGACATGATTGTTTCGGGCTCTG ACGACGGAGACGTCATGATTTGGAACTTTGCCTCTTCGGCCAACAATGTCTCGAATACGGCAAGTGTTAGCGGACCTTGTGTTGATATCACTCCATCCCCGACTCCTGCCATTGTATAA
- a CDS encoding expressed protein, with protein sequence MSSSPFTEDALNRYRITHSDRELRPLLRRLHQLPKLSSSASPEESIVERQLVYLELLKWRTGIERIIGSVGNLEKQKSDYERQTREIKGRTESMKQLLAKEEEYLGKARKLRDHRVKCDELAAKIRARSRSRNELDEQITTLETSLEEQRASHAIYVQTAQARADTFAHIAKLIEECRNVKLPVDPSLATVALEKTDVVEPPAMTSAPPTIQLNPAAVPYQPTAAKTASSSTLKAPSGGYALPSRPSNSPLHSSGNSRNQNSSRPASYLLPNRPNGGGRGPATSLAGQVKGRGGLEDGEVGPEEGELDERGTKRGHETEVTTRRSTRRRM encoded by the exons atgtcatcctctcctttcaCAGAAG ATGCCCTCAATCGGTACCGCATAACCCACTCAGACAGGGAACTCAGACCGCTTCTCCGACGTTTACATCAACTGCCCAAATTGTCGTCATCCGCGTCTCCGGAAGAATCCATTGTAGAGCGGCAACTTGTTTATCTCGAGCTTCTGAAATGGCGTACCGGAATCGAGCGCATCATAGGATCTGTCGGCAATTTGGAGAAGCAAAAAAGCGATTATGAAAGGCAAACGAGGGAGATTAAGGGAAGGACTGAATCTATGAAGCAATTGTtggcgaaggaggaagaatatTTGGGGAAGGCGAGGAAATTGAGAGATCATAGAGTCAAGTGCGATGAGTTGGCCGCAAAGATCAGGGCAAGGTCCAGAAGTAGAAATGAGCTCGACGA GCAAATAACGACTCTTGAAACCTCTCTTGAAGAGCAGCGGGCATCGCACGCCATCTATGTTCAAACTGCTCAGGCGCGCGCGGATACCTTTGCGCATATCGCGAAGCTCATCGAGGAGTGTAGAAATGTCAAGCTCCCGGTCGACCCTTCTCTAGCGACGGTTGCTTTGGAAAAGACGGACGTGGTCGAGCCGCCAGCGATGACATCTGCGCCGCCGACCATCCAACTTAACCCTGCTGCTGTGCCATATCAGCCTACCGCAGCCAAGacagcttcttcgtcgACATTGAAGGCTCCTTCTGGAGGTTatgctcttccttcacgTCCATCCAACTCGCCTTTGCACTCTTCGGGTAACAGCCGTAACCAGAACTCCTCCCGACCCGCGTCATACTTGTTACCGAACAGACCAAacggtggtggaagaggccCGGCAACGTCATTGGCGGGACAGGTAAAGGGTCGAGGAGGATtagaggatggagaagtagggccagaagaaggagagctGGATGAGAGAGGAACTAAAAGAGGGCATGAGACAGAGGTGACGACGAGAAGGAGTACTAGGAGAAGAATGTAG